The following are encoded in a window of Candidatus Manganitrophaceae bacterium genomic DNA:
- a CDS encoding WD40 repeat domain-containing protein: MTTLKKRRLSGVSVLFGALFWVFLAVTAVEGGSLLQEKASLKGHSDIIRAVAFSPDSKRLITGSYDKTVRIWDLATGRVIFLMKHPNLVRAVAVSPDGKTVASGNYNRTADLWDLETGKRKAVLGHPKRVRAVAFSPDGLLLASGSSDKKVRLWFVRTGREQKVLLGHEKAVNAVAFSPDGRILASGSTDQTIRLWNVATGKVMAVLTGHKNLVLSLAFSPDGKTLVSGGADETVRLWDLETGKEKSRLEKGHALYVAAVAFSPDGKMLASGGGDRTVRLYALSSPLPKLLD, from the coding sequence AAGAAGATTATCTGGAGTCTCTGTCCTTTTCGGAGCCTTGTTCTGGGTCTTTCTTGCTGTCACTGCTGTTGAGGGCGGGTCCCTTCTCCAGGAAAAGGCGTCCCTGAAAGGGCACAGCGACATCATCAGGGCAGTGGCCTTTTCCCCGGATAGCAAGCGCCTGATTACCGGAAGCTATGATAAGACCGTACGGATCTGGGATCTGGCGACGGGGCGGGTGATCTTCCTGATGAAGCACCCGAACCTGGTGCGCGCGGTGGCCGTCTCTCCGGATGGAAAGACCGTGGCCTCGGGGAACTATAACAGGACGGCGGACCTATGGGATCTGGAGACGGGGAAGCGGAAGGCGGTCCTGGGGCATCCAAAGCGGGTTCGCGCGGTGGCTTTTTCTCCGGACGGTTTGCTCTTGGCCTCAGGGAGTTCGGATAAAAAAGTCCGGCTATGGTTTGTCCGGACCGGGAGAGAGCAGAAGGTTTTGCTTGGGCACGAAAAAGCCGTCAACGCGGTGGCCTTTTCCCCGGATGGCAGGATCCTGGCCTCCGGAAGTACGGATCAGACCATCCGCTTATGGAATGTGGCGACCGGAAAGGTGATGGCTGTTTTGACCGGGCACAAAAATCTGGTGCTGTCTCTCGCCTTTTCCCCGGATGGAAAAACCCTGGTGTCGGGTGGCGCGGATGAGACCGTCCGTCTTTGGGACCTTGAAACCGGTAAAGAAAAGAGCCGCCTTGAAAAAGGGCACGCCCTGTATGTTGCCGCTGTGGCGTTCTCCCCGGACGGAAAAATGCTGGCCTCCGGCGGAGGGGACAGAACCGTTCGGCTTTATGCCCTCTCTTCC